A genomic segment from Amycolatopsis camponoti encodes:
- a CDS encoding A24 family peptidase, whose translation MPPTIFVLTTAAAAGAVTAPLAAWALARADAPIPVWRAAALAAVGVAMVTARWQAGGRPGWWLPVPVVLTVIAVPLALADLRHLRLPDVLTLPAYPLLGAAIGAAALGGGGPSLAARAAAGALLFGGAHALVARAVPGSLGAGDVKLSGSLGAVLGATGWPALALAAILAALFSLAIAIAQEVGRRRPGTRAREAPSACLRPAQEPHPAPAARPTSATERPVPVLPPAPTAVRHPAPSAVRPPAFVLRSVSAAGRRLGLRLASSGAERPASVPRSGRHRGLRPAPSATTRPASVPLPAPSARPHPAPSATTRPASVPPLAPRARPHPAPAATTRPASVPPPAPPARPHPAPSTTTRPTPIPPPIRPFGGHRVPHGPALLAATWLCALFPGAP comes from the coding sequence ATGCCCCCGACGATCTTCGTCCTCACCACCGCGGCGGCCGCCGGAGCCGTCACCGCGCCCCTTGCGGCGTGGGCCCTCGCCCGCGCCGACGCCCCGATCCCGGTCTGGCGCGCCGCCGCGCTGGCCGCGGTCGGCGTCGCCATGGTCACCGCGCGGTGGCAGGCGGGCGGCCGGCCCGGCTGGTGGCTGCCCGTGCCGGTCGTGCTGACGGTCATCGCCGTCCCGCTGGCCCTCGCCGACCTGCGTCACCTGCGCCTGCCCGACGTGCTGACCCTGCCCGCGTACCCCCTCCTCGGCGCGGCGATCGGAGCGGCCGCACTCGGCGGCGGCGGCCCGTCCCTGGCAGCACGCGCGGCAGCGGGCGCCCTCCTGTTCGGCGGCGCCCACGCCCTGGTCGCCCGCGCGGTCCCGGGCAGCCTCGGCGCGGGCGACGTGAAGCTGTCCGGCAGCCTGGGCGCGGTCCTGGGCGCGACGGGCTGGCCGGCCCTCGCACTCGCGGCGATCCTGGCGGCTCTGTTCAGCCTGGCCATCGCGATCGCCCAGGAGGTAGGCCGCCGACGCCCCGGCACCCGAGCAAGGGAGGCGCCATCAGCCTGCCTTCGACCGGCGCAGGAGCCGCATCCGGCACCCGCCGCGCGCCCGACGTCAGCCACCGAACGACCGGTGCCCGTCCTGCCCCCAGCGCCGACCGCCGTTCGGCACCCGGCGCCCTCAGCCGTCAGACCCCCGGCGTTCGTCCTGCGCTCGGTATCGGCGGCCGGCCGGCGCCTCGGTCTGCGCCTCGCGTCGTCAGGTGCCGAGCGACCGGCGTCCGTGCCGCGCTCGGGCCGGCACCGCGGCCTTCGACCGGCGCCGTCAGCCACCACCCGACCGGCCTCCGTCCCACTCCCAGCTCCGTCGGCCCGCCCGCACCCGGCGCCGTCGGCCACCACGCGGCCGGCGTCCGTTCCACCCCTGGCTCCGCGGGCTCGCCCGCACCCAGCGCCGGCGGCCACCACCCGACCGGCCTCCGTCCCACCCCCAGCTCCGCCGGCCCGCCCGCACCCGGCGCCGTCAACCACCACCCGGCCCACACCCATCCCACCCCCGATTCGTCCCTTCGGCGGCCACCGAGTGCCCCATGGACCCGCCCTCCTCGCCGCCACCTGGCTGTGCGCCCTCTTCCCGGGTGCGCCATGA
- the aroC gene encoding chorismate synthase → MLRWITAGESHGPALAAVLEGMPAGVGVTTADVTEQLARRRLGFGRSPRMGFETDHIDFLGGVRHGLTQGGPVAIQIENAEWPKWEQVMAVDPVDPQILEGLARNEPLTRPRPGHADLPGMQKYGFDEARPVLERASARETASRTALGTVARNFLKQLLGVEILSHVVSIGGADAPEGLVPKPEDLAAIDESPVRAFGQEGTDAMVAEVDAVRKAGDTVGGVIEVLAYGLPPGLGSHVHWDRRLDARLAGALMGVQAMKGVEVGDGFTTARRWGSQAHDEIDRGTGPVGVTRRSNRAGGLEGGITNGEPLRVRVAMKPISTVPKALSTVDVKTGESAVAIHQRSDVCAVPRAGVVLESVVALVLADAALEKFGGDSLAESKRNAEAYLKALEERW, encoded by the coding sequence ATGTTGCGCTGGATCACCGCAGGTGAATCGCACGGACCCGCGCTGGCCGCCGTGCTCGAAGGCATGCCCGCCGGCGTCGGCGTCACCACCGCCGACGTCACCGAGCAGCTCGCCCGGCGCCGCCTCGGCTTCGGGCGCAGCCCGCGGATGGGCTTCGAGACCGACCACATCGACTTCCTCGGCGGCGTCCGCCACGGCCTCACCCAGGGCGGCCCGGTCGCGATCCAGATCGAGAACGCCGAGTGGCCCAAGTGGGAGCAGGTCATGGCGGTCGACCCGGTCGACCCGCAGATCCTCGAAGGCCTCGCGCGCAACGAGCCGCTCACCCGGCCGCGCCCGGGTCACGCCGACCTGCCCGGCATGCAGAAGTACGGCTTCGACGAGGCCCGCCCCGTCCTCGAGCGGGCCAGCGCACGCGAAACCGCGTCGCGGACCGCGCTCGGCACCGTCGCGCGGAACTTCCTGAAGCAGCTGCTCGGCGTCGAGATCCTCAGCCACGTCGTCTCGATCGGCGGGGCCGACGCCCCCGAAGGGCTCGTCCCCAAGCCGGAAGACCTCGCCGCCATCGACGAGAGCCCGGTGCGCGCCTTCGGCCAGGAAGGCACCGACGCCATGGTCGCCGAGGTCGACGCCGTGCGGAAGGCGGGCGACACCGTCGGCGGCGTCATCGAGGTCCTCGCCTACGGCCTGCCGCCGGGCCTCGGCTCGCACGTCCACTGGGACCGCCGGCTCGACGCCCGGCTCGCCGGCGCGCTGATGGGCGTCCAGGCCATGAAGGGCGTCGAGGTCGGTGACGGCTTCACCACCGCCCGTCGCTGGGGCAGCCAGGCGCACGACGAGATCGACCGCGGCACCGGCCCGGTCGGCGTCACCCGCCGGTCCAACCGCGCGGGCGGCCTCGAAGGCGGCATCACCAACGGCGAGCCGCTGCGGGTGCGCGTCGCGATGAAGCCGATCTCGACCGTCCCCAAAGCACTGTCCACAGTGGACGTCAAGACCGGCGAGTCCGCCGTCGCCATCCACCAGCGGTCCGACGTCTGCGCCGTGCCGCGCGCCGGCGTCGTGCTGGAGTCGGTCGTGGCACTCGTCCTCGCGGACGCCGCGCTCGAGAAGTTCGGCGGCGACTCCCTCGCCGAGAGCAAGCGCAACGCCGAGGCGTACCTGAAGGCACTCGAGGAGCGCTGGTGA
- a CDS encoding shikimate kinase — MSPRAVIIGPPGSGKSTVGPLLAKALGVEFRDSDDDIVARTGRTIADIFADDGEPAFRALEEEAVATGLAEHDGVLSLGGGAPLTPGTRARLAEHTVVFLNVGLAAGVQRTGLSSARPLLAGVNPRATFKKLLDERAPVYREVATIEVATDDRTPAEIVAGLAAELTVPAEAKE, encoded by the coding sequence GTGAGCCCTCGCGCGGTGATCATCGGGCCGCCCGGCTCGGGCAAGAGCACGGTCGGCCCGCTGCTCGCCAAGGCGCTCGGCGTCGAGTTCCGGGACAGTGACGACGACATCGTCGCGCGCACCGGCCGCACCATCGCCGACATCTTCGCGGACGACGGCGAACCCGCTTTCCGCGCACTGGAAGAAGAAGCGGTCGCCACCGGGCTGGCGGAGCACGACGGCGTGCTCTCCCTCGGCGGCGGCGCCCCGCTCACCCCGGGCACCCGGGCCCGGCTGGCGGAGCACACCGTCGTGTTCCTCAACGTCGGCCTCGCCGCCGGGGTCCAGCGCACCGGCCTGTCGTCCGCGCGGCCGCTGCTGGCCGGGGTGAACCCCCGCGCCACGTTCAAGAAACTGCTCGACGAGCGGGCGCCCGTCTACCGCGAGGTCGCCACCATCGAGGTCGCCACCGACGACCGGACGCCCGCCGAAATCGTCGCGG